In the genome of Paramisgurnus dabryanus chromosome 18, PD_genome_1.1, whole genome shotgun sequence, one region contains:
- the ndufa2 gene encoding NADH dehydrogenase [ubiquinone] 1 alpha subcomplex subunit 2 has translation MAAAVVRGIGSSLSKNLREIRLHICQTSAASQGARDFIEQHYVPLKKANPNFPILIRECSGVQPKLWARYGFGKEHSVSLDNMNVDQVGKTLETLINTKP, from the exons ATGGCGGCAGCGGTGGTCCGAGGAATCGGTTCAAGTTTGTCGAAGAATCTGCGTGAGATACGCCTGCATATATGCCAGACATCAGCTGCTAGTCAGGGAGCAAG GGATTTTATTGAGCAGCATTATGTGCCATTAAAGAAGGCAAATCCTAATTTCCCTATCCTGATTCGAGAGTGCTCTGGAGTTCAGCCCAAGCTGTGGGCACGATATG GCTTTGGTAAAGAACACAGTGTTTCATTGGACAACATGAACGTCGACCAAGTGGGCAAAACTTTGGAGACACTAATAAACACAAAGCCCTGA